One Doryrhamphus excisus isolate RoL2022-K1 chromosome 17, RoL_Dexc_1.0, whole genome shotgun sequence genomic region harbors:
- the ptpn2a gene encoding tyrosine-protein phosphatase non-receptor type 2a, whose translation MEEQFQDIDCSGRWQNIYNEIRNQANEHPYKVAKLPVNRNLNRYRDVSPYDHSRVKLANSDNDYINASLVMVEEVQRAYILSQGPLRNTCGHFWLMIWEQCSKAVIMLNRIIEKGSEKCAQYWPTTEELHMSFPDTGFVVRLLSEEDQSYFTIRLLELQNTKTKEQRHIYHFHYTAWPDFGVPESPASFLNFLFKVRKSGSLSAEHGPSVVHCSAGIGRSGTFALVDTCLVLMDCRNNPSSVDIQKVLLDMREYRMGLIQTPDQLRFSYMAVIEGAKLIGTSNSPQMEQSNDSEPDLPPPPPPPPPPRPHLNNSSYCTLQSLSMDSKELPLENQDHNETDTSGHVRKRQRQERIAFTSQKVQEMKRRLNECERQRDTWQSWRPLVLNVGAGAALALGLLVCWMYSQS comes from the exons ATGGAGGAACAATTCCAAGACATTGATTGTTCGGGAAGGTGGCAAAACATTTACAAC GAAATCCGCAACCAGGCCAATGAACATCCCTACAAAGTGGCCAAACTTCCTGTCAATCGCAATTTAAACCGCTACAGAGACGTTAGCCCAT ATGATCACAGTCGCGTCAAACTGGCAAACTCGGACAATGACTACATCAATGCAAGTTTAGTCATGGTGGAAGAAGTCCAAAGAGCTTACATTCTTTCTCAG GGTCCTTTAAGGAACACCTGTGGTCACTTCTGGCTAATGATTTGGGAGCAGTGTTCCAAAGCTGTCATTATGCTGAATAGAATCATTGAAAAGGGATCT GAAAAGTGTGCGCAGTACTGGCCAACGACAGAGGAGCTCCACATGTCTTTCCCAGACACCGGCTTTGTCGTCAGGCTACTTTCGGAGGAAGACCAATCGTATTTCACAATCCGACTGCTTGAATTACAAAACACAAAG ACAAAGGAACAGAGAcacatttaccacttccactacACCGCATGGCCTGATTTTGGTGTTCCAGAATCCCCTGCCTCCTTCCTCAACTTCCTCTTCAAGGTTCGGAAATCGGGCTCTCTGAGTGCAGAGCATGGACCCTCAGTGGTGCACTGCAGTGCCGGGATTGGCCGCTCCGGGACCTTTGCCTTGGTGGACACCTGCCTGGTCTTG ATGGATTGCAGGAATAACCCATCCTCAGTGGACATACAGAAGGTGCTGCTGGACATGAGGGAATACCGTATGGGCCTGATCCAGACGCCTGACCAGCTCCGCTTCTCCTACATGGCTGTCATTGAGGGAGCCAAACTCATTGGGACCAGCAATTCACCACAG ATGGAGCAAAGCAACGACTCTGAGCCAGACCTGcccccaccgccaccaccaccccctCCACCCAGACCTCACCTTAACAACAGCAGTTATTGCACTCTGCAGTCGCTCTCCATGGACTCTAAAGAACTCCCGCTGGAGAACCAAGACCACAACGAGACAGACACCTCCGGACA CGTGAGAAAGCGCCAGCGCCAAGAGAGGATTGCCTTCACCTCGCAGAAGGTCCAGGAGATGAAGCGGAGACTGAATGAGTGTGAGAGACAAAGGGACACGTGGCAGTCCTGGAGACCCCTGGTCCTGAATGTCGGCGCTGGCGCTGCCTTGGCTTTGGGCCTGTTGGTGTGCTGGATGTACTCCCAGTCATAA